A DNA window from Rhizobium sp. NXC14 contains the following coding sequences:
- a CDS encoding alpha-D-ribose 1-methylphosphonate 5-phosphate C-P-lyase PhnJ, with product MSDLASYNFAYLDEQTKRMIRRAILKAIAIPGYQVPFASREMPMPYGWGTGGVQVTASIIGPDDVLKVIDQGADDTTNAVSIRAFFQKVANVAVTTRTSDATIIQTRHRIPEEKLGPGQVLVYQVPIPEPLRFLEPRETETRKMHALEEYGLMHVKLYEDIARNGRIATTYAYPVKVHGRYVMDPSPTPKFDNPKMHKSEALQLFGAGREKRIYAVPPYTDVVSLDFEDHPFEIQRFDRPCALCGAEDVYLDEVILDDKGGRMFVCSDTDHCEDRRAQGHAGEMLAREAAE from the coding sequence ATGAGCGATCTCGCCAGCTACAACTTCGCCTATCTCGACGAACAGACCAAGCGGATGATCCGCCGCGCCATCCTGAAAGCCATCGCCATTCCCGGCTACCAGGTACCCTTTGCCAGCAGAGAAATGCCGATGCCTTACGGGTGGGGCACCGGCGGCGTGCAGGTGACCGCTTCGATCATCGGGCCGGATGACGTTCTGAAAGTCATCGACCAGGGCGCCGATGACACGACCAACGCTGTCTCCATCCGCGCCTTTTTCCAGAAGGTCGCCAATGTCGCGGTGACGACGCGCACCAGCGATGCGACGATCATCCAGACGCGCCACCGCATCCCGGAAGAGAAGCTCGGGCCCGGCCAGGTGCTCGTCTATCAGGTGCCGATCCCCGAGCCGCTGCGCTTCCTTGAGCCGCGCGAGACCGAGACGCGCAAGATGCATGCGCTCGAGGAATACGGCCTCATGCATGTGAAGCTCTATGAGGATATCGCCCGCAACGGCCGCATCGCCACGACCTATGCCTATCCGGTCAAGGTGCATGGCCGCTACGTGATGGATCCCTCGCCGACGCCGAAATTCGATAATCCGAAGATGCACAAGTCGGAAGCGCTGCAGCTTTTCGGCGCCGGCCGCGAAAAGCGAATCTATGCGGTGCCGCCCTATACCGATGTCGTCAGCCTGGATTTCGAAGACCATCCCTTCGAGATCCAGCGCTTCGACAGGCCCTGCGCGCTCTGCGGCGCAGAGGATGTCTACCTCGACGAGGTCATCCTCGACGATAAGGGCGGGCGCATGTTCGTCTGCTCCGATACCGACCATTGCGAAGACCGCCGAGCCCAGGGGCATGCCGGCGAAATGCTGGCCCGGGAGGCTGCAGAATGA
- the phnC gene encoding phosphonate ABC transporter ATP-binding protein: protein MFELKDVTRRFGKKLAVDAVTLTIPQGQMVGIIGRSGAGKSTLLRMINRLQEPSSGSIHFAGVEVSGFRGQALRNWQRDCAMIFQQFNLVPRLDVLTNVMLGRLNHRPTLLSLLNVFTREERVHAIAALERLGIEQTALQPAGTLSGGQQQRVAIARALMQNPKMVLADEPIASLDPLNAKIVMDALRDINEREGITVITNLHTLDTARNYCERIVGMAGGRVVFDGKPSELTAEAVKEIYGTDKDGAGIDETMTSTSINIAPEGANNQSAGVQRLALAGL from the coding sequence ATGTTCGAGCTGAAGGATGTCACCCGTCGTTTCGGAAAAAAGCTCGCCGTCGATGCCGTGACCCTCACCATTCCCCAGGGTCAGATGGTCGGCATCATCGGCCGCTCCGGCGCCGGCAAGTCGACGCTGCTGCGCATGATCAACCGCCTGCAGGAGCCGAGCTCCGGCTCCATTCATTTCGCCGGCGTCGAGGTCTCCGGGTTTCGAGGCCAGGCATTGCGCAACTGGCAGCGCGACTGTGCGATGATCTTCCAGCAGTTCAACCTAGTGCCGCGCCTCGATGTCCTGACCAATGTCATGCTCGGCCGCCTCAATCACCGCCCGACGCTTCTGAGCCTCCTCAACGTCTTCACCCGCGAGGAGCGCGTGCATGCGATCGCGGCACTCGAACGCCTCGGCATCGAGCAGACGGCGCTGCAGCCGGCCGGCACGCTTTCCGGCGGCCAGCAGCAGCGCGTGGCGATCGCCCGCGCGCTGATGCAGAACCCGAAGATGGTGCTCGCCGACGAACCGATCGCCTCGCTCGATCCGCTGAACGCCAAGATCGTCATGGATGCGCTGCGCGACATCAACGAGCGTGAGGGCATCACCGTCATCACCAATCTGCATACGCTCGACACCGCCCGCAACTATTGTGAGCGCATCGTCGGCATGGCCGGCGGCCGCGTCGTCTTCGACGGCAAGCCCTCGGAGCTGACGGCCGAAGCAGTGAAGGAAATCTACGGCACGGACAAGGACGGCGCCGGCATCGACGAAACGATGACCTCGACCTCCATCAATATCGCTCCCGAGGGCGCCAACAATCAATCCGCCGGCGTCCAGCGGCTGGCGTTGGCTGGTCTCTGA
- a CDS encoding DUF1045 domain-containing protein gives MRYALYFSPPKDDPLTGAASLWLGRDAFTGETYPAPEHQRLSAAEQFELTADPRRYGFHATIKAPFSLAGSVTERDLMAFAEEFAARTPAFEIPQLVLGQLGRFFALVPASLHQPLQDFAAKVVKSFEPFRATLSEADIARRNPERLSDSQRANLQRWGYPYVMEDFGFHMTLSGQVPAERAEVMRAILAERFAGFTGRPLSISGLAVFIEETRGAPFKVRSWLPLAGAKN, from the coding sequence TTGCGCTACGCTCTCTATTTTTCGCCGCCGAAGGATGATCCCCTGACCGGCGCGGCTTCGCTCTGGCTCGGCCGCGATGCTTTCACCGGCGAAACCTATCCTGCACCCGAACATCAGAGGCTGAGTGCGGCAGAGCAGTTCGAGCTGACCGCCGACCCGCGACGCTACGGCTTTCACGCGACGATCAAGGCGCCGTTTTCGCTTGCCGGTTCAGTCACCGAAAGGGATCTCATGGCCTTTGCCGAGGAGTTTGCCGCCCGGACCCCGGCCTTCGAGATACCCCAGCTCGTCCTCGGTCAGCTCGGTCGATTTTTTGCCCTTGTTCCGGCTTCTCTTCATCAACCTCTTCAAGATTTCGCAGCGAAGGTGGTAAAGTCCTTCGAGCCGTTCCGCGCAACGCTGTCCGAGGCCGATATCGCGCGCCGCAATCCGGAAAGGCTCAGCGACAGCCAGCGCGCCAATCTGCAGCGCTGGGGCTATCCTTACGTCATGGAGGATTTCGGTTTCCACATGACACTGAGCGGGCAGGTGCCTGCAGAGCGCGCCGAGGTCATGAGAGCAATCCTGGCGGAACGTTTTGCCGGTTTCACCGGCCGGCCGCTTTCGATCTCCGGTCTCGCCGTCTTCATCGAGGAGACGCGCGGCGCCCCGTTCAAAGTTCGTTCCTGGCTGCCCCTTGCCGGCGCCAAAAACTGA
- a CDS encoding alpha-D-ribose 1-methylphosphonate 5-triphosphate diphosphatase yields the protein MSKETVFSNARIVLEDDILSGSILIRDGKIADISEGNSVAGEDFEGDYVIPGLVELHTDHLEGHYQPRPGIRWHKTAAVQAHDAQIVTSGITTVFDCLRMGADEDGGFEHGEMREMADAIQSAEKEGRLRAEHLIHLRCEVSADNVLEHFADFENDPHVRLVSLMDHAPGQRQFQTMDQYIFYYQKKRGLSDEAFARFVAKRQAESARNSTPHRNAIAKVCAERGITVASHDDATLSHVDEAIDNGVRLAEFPTSFDAARASHEHGMSVLMGAPNIVRGKSHSGNIAARDLAEMGVLDVLSSDYVPLSLLHAPFILADEVESITLPKAIAMVTSTPARTVSLNDRGRIATGLRADLVRVHRSHGVPVTRSVWRQGRRVA from the coding sequence ATGAGCAAAGAGACCGTCTTTTCCAACGCCCGCATCGTTCTCGAGGACGACATCCTTTCAGGATCGATCCTCATCCGCGACGGCAAGATCGCCGATATCTCTGAAGGCAATTCGGTAGCCGGCGAAGATTTCGAGGGGGATTACGTCATTCCCGGCCTTGTCGAACTGCATACCGACCATCTCGAAGGCCATTATCAGCCGCGTCCGGGCATCCGCTGGCACAAGACGGCTGCCGTCCAGGCGCATGACGCCCAGATCGTCACATCGGGCATCACGACGGTCTTCGACTGCCTGCGCATGGGCGCGGACGAGGACGGCGGGTTCGAACATGGCGAGATGCGAGAGATGGCCGACGCCATCCAATCGGCGGAGAAGGAAGGCAGGCTGCGCGCCGAACACCTCATCCACCTGCGCTGCGAGGTATCGGCCGACAATGTACTTGAACATTTCGCCGATTTCGAAAATGATCCGCATGTGCGGCTCGTCTCGCTGATGGATCATGCGCCCGGCCAGCGGCAGTTCCAGACGATGGATCAATACATCTTCTACTATCAGAAGAAGCGGGGCCTGAGCGACGAGGCCTTCGCCCGTTTCGTCGCCAAGCGCCAGGCGGAATCGGCGCGCAATTCGACGCCACATCGAAACGCCATCGCCAAGGTCTGCGCCGAGCGCGGCATCACGGTCGCAAGCCATGACGACGCCACACTCTCCCATGTCGACGAGGCGATCGACAATGGCGTGCGCCTTGCCGAGTTTCCGACCAGCTTCGATGCCGCCCGGGCATCGCACGAGCACGGCATGAGCGTGCTGATGGGGGCGCCGAACATCGTGCGCGGCAAATCCCATTCCGGCAACATCGCCGCCCGCGATCTCGCCGAAATGGGCGTGCTCGACGTTCTGTCCTCCGACTACGTGCCGCTGAGCCTGCTGCATGCACCCTTCATCCTTGCCGACGAGGTGGAAAGCATCACCCTTCCGAAAGCGATCGCGATGGTGACGTCGACGCCTGCCCGCACTGTCAGCCTCAATGATCGCGGCCGGATCGCGACCGGGCTGCGCGCCGATCTCGTCCGTGTCCACCGCTCGCACGGCGTGCCGGTGACACGCTCCGTCTGGCGCCAGGGACGCCGTGTCGCATGA
- a CDS encoding DapH/DapD/GlmU-related protein: MSRQLGTEPYIHETADVSDSIFGRYTEVSERCRISEATFGDYSYIMQDGAVWCATIGKFVNIAAAVRINATNHPTWRATLHHFTYRAADYWPDADMETDFFAWRRANRVTIGHDVWIGHGATILPGVKVGNGAVIGAGAVVSKDVAPYTIVGGVPAKLIRERFAKEIGERMDRLSWWDWQHDRLRLALQDFRNLSVEDFLARYEG, from the coding sequence ATGAGCCGCCAGTTGGGTACCGAGCCCTATATCCACGAAACGGCTGATGTCAGCGACTCTATCTTTGGGCGCTACACCGAGGTCTCAGAACGCTGCCGCATTAGCGAAGCCACCTTCGGCGACTATTCCTACATCATGCAGGACGGGGCCGTCTGGTGCGCGACGATCGGCAAGTTCGTCAATATCGCCGCCGCCGTGCGCATCAACGCCACCAACCATCCGACCTGGCGCGCGACCCTGCATCATTTCACCTATCGCGCCGCCGACTACTGGCCCGACGCCGACATGGAGACGGACTTCTTCGCCTGGCGGCGCGCAAACCGGGTGACGATCGGCCACGACGTTTGGATCGGCCATGGTGCGACCATCTTGCCCGGCGTCAAAGTCGGCAACGGCGCCGTTATCGGTGCCGGGGCCGTCGTATCGAAGGACGTTGCGCCATACACGATCGTCGGCGGTGTGCCGGCCAAGCTCATCCGCGAACGTTTCGCGAAAGAGATCGGCGAACGCATGGACAGACTTTCCTGGTGGGATTGGCAACACGACCGGTTGCGCCTGGCTTTGCAAGATTTCCGCAACTTAAGCGTGGAAGATTTTCTAGCCCGCTACGAGGGCTAG
- the phnE gene encoding phosphonate ABC transporter, permease protein PhnE — protein sequence MTVIDANRMHEIEARYPEYFHRSFRQRFGGLMILSASLLYGLYAVWFFDLPKLLAEAHWERVGIYLSQWVSYDVQPDFRIQDDGSIEVRYPRFSPLGDNPHPDWVVNNPDGSITVSVSGTSRSITVSKSETIVTAHGVSVPVNVSSGAPEVVGPVPSWMTVYDDNVLADLGFAGDVSISVDRVKVRKRFLGWANFLFDTQSSFFDKPVGDVLGLIVSGPRIKPDQSNLSLAFDDIWNNSEWQHGDVWTKLFQTIVMAFLGTLLGSLAAFPLAFLAARNITPNRIMNQILKRFFDFLRSVDMLIWALFLTRAFGPGPLAGSGAIFLTETGTLGKLYSEGLENIDNKPREGIKSTGAQTVLVHRYGIMPQIVPVIVSQTLYQWESNVRGATIIGAVGAGGIGLKLWEAMRTNANWENVAYMVILILIVVFLFDAASNALRHRLMGKNSH from the coding sequence ATGACGGTGATCGACGCAAACCGCATGCATGAGATTGAAGCGCGCTATCCAGAATATTTCCACCGGTCGTTCCGCCAGCGTTTCGGCGGGCTGATGATCCTCAGTGCGAGCCTCCTCTACGGCCTCTACGCCGTCTGGTTCTTTGACCTGCCCAAGCTTCTTGCCGAAGCCCACTGGGAGCGCGTTGGCATCTATCTCAGCCAATGGGTGAGTTATGATGTGCAGCCGGACTTCCGCATCCAGGATGACGGCTCGATCGAGGTGCGTTATCCCCGCTTCTCGCCGCTCGGCGACAATCCGCATCCGGACTGGGTGGTCAACAATCCCGATGGCAGCATCACCGTTTCCGTCAGCGGCACCAGCCGCAGCATCACCGTTTCGAAGAGCGAAACGATCGTGACCGCGCACGGCGTCAGCGTCCCGGTCAACGTTTCGAGCGGCGCGCCCGAGGTGGTCGGCCCGGTGCCGAGCTGGATGACGGTCTATGACGACAACGTGCTCGCTGATCTCGGCTTTGCCGGCGACGTCAGCATTTCCGTCGATCGCGTGAAAGTTCGCAAGCGTTTCCTCGGCTGGGCAAATTTCCTCTTCGACACGCAATCGTCATTCTTCGACAAGCCGGTCGGCGACGTCCTTGGCCTCATTGTCTCCGGCCCGCGCATCAAGCCCGACCAGTCCAACCTGTCGCTCGCTTTCGATGACATCTGGAACAACAGCGAATGGCAGCACGGCGACGTCTGGACCAAGCTTTTCCAGACGATCGTCATGGCCTTTCTCGGAACGCTGCTCGGCTCCCTCGCCGCCTTCCCGCTCGCCTTTCTGGCGGCACGCAACATCACGCCGAACCGCATCATGAACCAGATTCTCAAGCGCTTCTTCGATTTCCTGCGCTCTGTCGACATGCTGATCTGGGCGCTTTTCCTGACACGCGCCTTCGGCCCAGGGCCGCTTGCCGGCAGCGGCGCGATCTTCCTCACCGAGACCGGCACGCTCGGCAAGCTTTATTCCGAGGGGCTCGAGAACATCGACAACAAGCCGCGAGAAGGCATCAAATCGACCGGCGCCCAGACGGTGCTCGTCCATCGTTACGGCATCATGCCGCAGATCGTCCCCGTCATCGTCAGCCAGACGCTCTACCAGTGGGAATCGAACGTGCGCGGCGCCACGATCATCGGCGCTGTCGGCGCAGGCGGCATCGGCCTCAAACTCTGGGAGGCAATGCGCACCAACGCCAACTGGGAAAACGTCGCCTATATGGTCATTCTGATCCTGATCGTCGTCTTCCTGTTCGACGCCGCATCGAACGCGCTGCGCCATCGGCTGATGGGCAAGAATTCGCACTGA
- the phnD gene encoding phosphonate ABC transporter substrate-binding protein, protein MLKKALFAATALFALAGAANAADLKEFRIGILGGENETDRLRNYACLADHLKQEFGFEKVSLFPAADYDGVIQGLLGGTLDFAELGASGYASVYLKDPKAVTPILTTQQKDGSTGYYSIGLALKSSGIKTIKDAKGKKLGYADPDSTSGYLVPLTQIPKDTGMPNDKFFASTQFNGGHENNLLAAYDGKVDVAVDDSSGIGDFKDGYTSGTFRKEVDKGAVDPNKLVEVWRSPLIPNGPLVVRNALGQEWQTKLAAFFTALPEKDHKCFSAVEGGDYKGYAPVKHDFYKAVVEVRKAAIGG, encoded by the coding sequence ATGTTGAAGAAAGCACTCTTTGCGGCAACGGCGCTGTTTGCGCTCGCCGGCGCCGCCAATGCCGCAGACCTCAAGGAATTCCGCATCGGCATCCTTGGCGGCGAAAATGAAACTGACCGCCTGCGCAACTATGCCTGCCTCGCCGACCACCTAAAGCAGGAATTCGGCTTCGAGAAGGTCTCGCTCTTCCCGGCCGCCGATTATGACGGCGTTATCCAGGGCCTGCTCGGCGGCACGCTCGACTTCGCCGAACTCGGCGCTTCCGGTTACGCCTCCGTCTACCTGAAGGATCCGAAGGCTGTTACGCCGATCCTGACGACGCAGCAGAAAGACGGTTCGACGGGTTATTACTCGATCGGCCTCGCACTGAAGTCCTCCGGCATCAAGACCATCAAGGACGCCAAGGGCAAGAAGCTCGGCTACGCCGATCCGGACTCCACCTCCGGTTACCTCGTGCCGCTGACTCAGATCCCGAAGGACACCGGCATGCCGAACGACAAGTTCTTTGCCTCGACCCAATTCAACGGCGGTCACGAAAACAACCTGCTTGCCGCCTATGACGGCAAGGTCGATGTCGCCGTCGACGACTCGTCGGGCATCGGCGACTTCAAGGATGGCTACACTTCCGGCACGTTCCGCAAGGAAGTCGACAAGGGCGCCGTCGATCCGAACAAGCTCGTTGAAGTCTGGCGTTCGCCGCTGATCCCGAACGGCCCGTTGGTCGTGCGCAACGCTCTCGGCCAGGAGTGGCAGACGAAGCTCGCAGCCTTCTTCACGGCCCTGCCGGAAAAGGATCACAAGTGTTTCTCGGCTGTCGAAGGCGGCGACTACAAGGGCTACGCTCCCGTCAAGCACGACTTCTACAAGGCCGTCGTCGAAGTTCGCAAGGCGGCCATCGGCGGCTGA
- the phnE gene encoding phosphonate ABC transporter, permease protein PhnE, producing the protein MTIADTQPHMQSTQEIGTAWDRMVAKRRFYTVLGLVILIAAFVSSVRFADESNAGHFFERLPHLFDFLSWLIPKDWNDVWRAIFDIASVNDKGGEEFNFIKGRVYIWGDFYIPEYFELMIITINVALISTVIAFVFAVPLSFFAARNLTSSWPLRVFTKRLMEFLRAFPEIVIAGLFSAILSIGPVAAIIAITLHTIGALGKLFYEVAENIDMKPHEGMKAVGANWWERVRFAVLPQVLPNFTSYALLRLEINVRASTIIGAVGGGGIGEELKLSISRGFGAKTVALVLLLFVTIIAADQFSAWLRRRLVGEHAFLLQH; encoded by the coding sequence ATGACCATTGCCGACACACAGCCGCACATGCAGAGCACGCAGGAGATCGGCACCGCCTGGGACCGGATGGTCGCCAAGCGCCGCTTCTACACCGTGCTCGGCCTGGTTATCCTTATCGCGGCTTTCGTGAGCTCCGTCCGCTTTGCCGATGAGAGCAATGCCGGCCATTTCTTCGAACGCCTGCCGCACCTATTCGACTTCCTGAGCTGGCTCATCCCCAAGGATTGGAACGACGTCTGGCGCGCGATCTTCGACATAGCGAGCGTCAACGACAAGGGCGGCGAGGAATTCAACTTCATCAAAGGCCGCGTCTATATCTGGGGAGACTTCTACATCCCGGAATATTTCGAGCTGATGATCATCACGATCAACGTGGCGCTGATCTCGACTGTCATCGCCTTCGTCTTTGCCGTGCCCTTGAGCTTCTTTGCGGCGCGCAACCTGACGAGTTCGTGGCCGCTGCGCGTCTTCACCAAGCGGCTGATGGAATTCCTGCGCGCCTTCCCGGAAATCGTCATCGCCGGCCTGTTTTCGGCGATCCTGTCGATCGGGCCGGTCGCCGCCATCATCGCCATCACCCTGCACACGATCGGCGCGCTCGGCAAACTCTTCTACGAGGTTGCCGAAAACATCGACATGAAGCCGCATGAGGGGATGAAGGCCGTCGGCGCCAACTGGTGGGAGCGGGTGCGCTTCGCCGTCCTGCCGCAAGTGCTGCCGAATTTCACCTCCTATGCGCTGCTGCGCCTGGAGATCAACGTGCGCGCCTCGACCATCATCGGCGCCGTCGGCGGCGGCGGCATCGGCGAAGAGCTGAAGCTTTCGATCTCGCGCGGCTTCGGCGCAAAGACCGTTGCCCTCGTACTCCTGTTGTTCGTGACGATCATCGCCGCTGACCAGTTCTCCGCCTGGCTGCGCCGCCGTCTCGTCGGCGAACACGCCTTCCTTCTGCAACATTGA
- the phnK gene encoding phosphonate C-P lyase system protein PhnK, which translates to MTDIPLLKVNDLSKFYGKRIGCRNVSLELWPGEVLAIVGESGSGKTTLLNCISTRLMPTTGSVEYHMRDGNYRDLYRMNEAERRFLMRTDWGFVHQNPADGLRMTVSAGANVGERLMAIGDRHYGKIRSTAIDWLERVEIDADRIDDQPRAFSGGMRQRLQIARNLVTGPRLVFMDEPTGGLDVSVQARLLDLVRGLVNDLGLSAIVVTHDLAVARLLSHRMMVMKDGYVIEQGLTDRVLDDPREPYTQLLVSSILQV; encoded by the coding sequence ATGACCGATATACCGCTTCTCAAGGTCAACGACCTCTCGAAGTTCTACGGCAAACGCATCGGCTGCCGGAACGTCTCCCTCGAGCTCTGGCCCGGCGAAGTGCTGGCCATCGTCGGCGAATCCGGCTCCGGCAAGACGACGCTGCTCAACTGCATCTCCACCCGGTTGATGCCGACGACCGGCAGCGTCGAATACCACATGCGCGATGGCAACTACCGCGACCTCTACCGCATGAACGAGGCGGAGCGCCGATTCCTGATGCGCACGGACTGGGGTTTCGTGCACCAGAACCCGGCCGATGGATTGCGCATGACCGTATCGGCGGGTGCCAATGTCGGTGAACGGCTGATGGCGATCGGCGACCGGCACTACGGCAAGATCCGCTCTACCGCCATCGACTGGCTCGAACGCGTCGAGATCGACGCTGACCGCATCGACGACCAGCCGCGCGCCTTTTCCGGCGGCATGCGCCAGCGCCTGCAGATCGCCCGCAATCTCGTCACCGGTCCGCGCCTGGTCTTCATGGATGAACCCACAGGCGGCCTCGACGTATCGGTGCAGGCGCGCCTGCTCGATCTCGTGCGCGGCCTCGTCAACGATCTCGGCCTCTCGGCCATCGTCGTCACCCACGATCTCGCCGTCGCTCGCCTGCTCTCGCACCGCATGATGGTGATGAAGGACGGCTACGTCATCGAACAGGGTCTTACCGACCGCGTGCTCGACGATCCCAGAGAGCCTTACACGCAGTTGCTCGTCTCCTCGATCCTGCAGGTCTGA
- the phnL gene encoding phosphonate C-P lyase system protein PhnL — MPTPLVVSEVSKSFTMHLRDGIRLPVVSDVAFSVSAGECVVLGGPSGIGKSSLLKMIYGNYAVDTGQILIRHHGRIVDLASADPRTVLTVRRNTLGYVSQFLRTVPRVATIDVVAEPLVARGEDVVVAREKAGALLARLNLPEALWQLPPATFSGGEQQRVNIARGFITEHTILLLDEPTASLDAKNRAVVVGMIAEKKKAGVALLGIFHDEEVREAVADRILDVQQFSPRKIAA, encoded by the coding sequence ATGCCAACGCCCCTCGTCGTCTCCGAAGTCTCGAAGAGCTTCACCATGCACCTGCGCGACGGCATCAGGCTGCCTGTCGTCTCGGATGTCGCCTTCTCGGTATCTGCGGGTGAATGCGTCGTGCTCGGCGGCCCCTCGGGCATCGGCAAGAGCTCGCTGCTCAAGATGATCTACGGCAATTATGCCGTCGACACCGGTCAGATCCTCATTCGCCACCACGGGCGGATCGTCGATCTCGCCTCCGCCGATCCACGCACCGTGCTCACCGTTCGCCGCAATACGCTCGGCTATGTCAGCCAATTCCTGCGCACTGTGCCGCGCGTGGCGACAATCGACGTGGTGGCCGAGCCGCTCGTGGCGCGCGGCGAAGATGTCGTCGTTGCACGGGAAAAGGCAGGCGCCCTGCTCGCCAGGCTCAACTTGCCGGAAGCGCTGTGGCAGCTGCCGCCCGCCACCTTCTCCGGTGGCGAGCAGCAGCGCGTCAACATCGCCCGAGGCTTCATCACCGAGCATACGATCCTGCTCCTCGATGAACCCACAGCCTCGCTCGATGCGAAAAATCGCGCCGTTGTCGTCGGCATGATCGCGGAGAAGAAGAAGGCGGGCGTCGCCCTTCTCGGCATCTTCCACGACGAGGAAGTGCGCGAGGCCGTCGCCGACCGCATCCTCGACGTCCAGCAGTTCTCTCCTCGGAAGATCGCCGCATGA
- the phnN gene encoding phosphonate metabolism protein/1,5-bisphosphokinase (PRPP-forming) PhnN, protein MTPHEPHAAAGAERGIMVVVVGPSGAGKDTLMNLAARCFSGRDNVHFARRVITRHRDAGGEDHLSVSLQGFAAMEQSGSFAVWWEAHGLKYGIPAEVSVALSRGHIVVANGSRSALHRFQAAFPRLKVINVTARPEVLASRLEARGRETHEDIMARLARGPLTVRGDYDVTELDNSGSLEEAEQKMIAILDELLAEVQRPQ, encoded by the coding sequence ATGACGCCACACGAACCCCATGCGGCAGCAGGAGCCGAACGCGGCATCATGGTCGTCGTCGTCGGGCCGAGCGGCGCCGGCAAGGACACGCTGATGAACCTCGCTGCGCGGTGTTTTTCCGGCCGCGACAACGTCCATTTCGCCCGCCGCGTCATCACCCGCCACCGCGATGCCGGCGGCGAAGATCATCTTTCCGTCTCCCTCCAAGGCTTTGCCGCCATGGAGCAATCAGGCTCCTTCGCCGTGTGGTGGGAGGCGCATGGCCTGAAATACGGCATTCCGGCCGAAGTATCGGTGGCGCTGTCGAGAGGCCATATCGTCGTGGCCAACGGCTCGCGCTCGGCGCTTCACCGCTTCCAGGCCGCTTTCCCGCGGCTGAAGGTCATCAATGTCACGGCCCGCCCGGAAGTGCTCGCCAGCCGGCTGGAAGCGCGCGGCCGGGAGACACACGAGGACATCATGGCCAGGCTTGCCCGCGGCCCGCTGACCGTGCGCGGCGACTATGACGTGACGGAACTCGACAATAGCGGTTCGCTGGAAGAGGCCGAACAGAAGATGATCGCAATTCTGGACGAATTGCTGGCCGAAGTGCAGCGACCACAGTAG